A genomic segment from Streptosporangium roseum DSM 43021 encodes:
- a CDS encoding AfsR/SARP family transcriptional regulator, with translation MTDIRFRLLGPLRVWRGETEVKIGSDKQRAVLALLLLRAGSPVRRQEIIDTLWGDDTPESVVNLVQTYVGRLRRQIDPGKGAYSASTWLAGMGTAYVVRLDRCDVDLVRFRAGVAGARSATSPEESLALLLSALRMWNGPCLADLDHVLRGHPWVRAIEHERIDTLLDAAKTAQRLGRSADVIPQLRAVAAAEPLNEAVHTALVLALAASGMQAEALAEYGLIRLRLAEELGVDPGSQLREAYFQVLRQETRYEGAGPAEPPCPSLLPADIADFTGRDKLVEQLSGLIADRRPGPIPVSTITGRAGVGKSTLAVHLAHRMIGDFPGGQLYADLRGSAEQPADPSRVLTRFLRSLGISGQAIPEDADERAELYRTQLAGRRVLVVLDDAADQAQVRPLLPGSPSCSVIVTSRSRMAGWPGAHAVDLDLLEPHHAGDLLAVIVGAERVAPEPEAATELVRLCGRLPLAIRGAATRLAARPHWTLARMAGRMADERHGLDELSDVRATLALGYRRLDGPAQRALRLLGLLDLPTFAPWLVAGVLEASTESAEDLIDALADAYFLDTAGVDAVGQPRYRFHELVRRYARELALREESEATVSTVVIRALAILLALAQDADGRLPYTVRAPLYGRSPRWPPPAAVREPLLADPLAWFDSERSCLVAAVLQASDLGHDELAWELAAATLNAAIIRTPWAEIGATHRSALLVCRATGNRRGEAVMLRGLGELDHHLGRRQECLDTLNRARALFAEIRDAPGEADTAARLDALRARAAPAPAT, from the coding sequence ATGACGGACATACGGTTCCGCCTGCTTGGTCCGCTCCGCGTGTGGAGGGGAGAGACCGAAGTCAAGATCGGCTCGGACAAGCAACGGGCCGTGCTGGCCCTGCTCCTGCTCCGGGCCGGCTCGCCGGTCAGACGTCAGGAGATCATCGACACGCTCTGGGGCGACGACACCCCCGAGTCGGTGGTCAACCTGGTACAGACCTACGTGGGAAGGCTGCGGCGCCAGATCGATCCGGGCAAGGGCGCCTATTCGGCCTCGACCTGGCTGGCGGGGATGGGCACCGCCTACGTGGTCCGGCTCGACCGGTGCGACGTGGACCTGGTCCGCTTCCGCGCGGGGGTGGCGGGGGCCCGCTCGGCCACCTCCCCCGAGGAGTCCCTGGCGCTGCTGCTCTCCGCGCTGCGGATGTGGAACGGGCCATGTCTGGCCGACCTCGACCACGTGCTGCGCGGTCACCCTTGGGTCCGCGCCATCGAGCACGAGCGGATCGACACGCTGCTGGACGCCGCGAAGACCGCGCAGCGGCTCGGCCGGTCGGCCGACGTCATCCCGCAACTGCGCGCGGTCGCCGCCGCCGAACCGCTGAACGAGGCCGTCCACACCGCGCTCGTGCTCGCCCTGGCCGCGTCCGGGATGCAGGCCGAGGCACTGGCCGAGTACGGGCTCATCCGCCTCAGGCTGGCCGAGGAGCTGGGCGTCGACCCCGGATCCCAGCTGCGCGAGGCGTACTTCCAGGTACTGCGCCAGGAGACCCGCTACGAGGGCGCCGGCCCCGCCGAGCCGCCCTGCCCGTCCCTGCTGCCCGCCGACATCGCCGACTTCACCGGCAGGGACAAGCTGGTCGAGCAGCTGAGCGGTCTGATCGCCGACCGCAGGCCTGGACCGATCCCGGTGTCGACCATCACCGGCAGGGCGGGCGTCGGCAAGTCGACGCTGGCCGTCCACCTGGCGCACCGCATGATCGGCGACTTCCCCGGCGGCCAGCTCTACGCCGACCTTCGCGGCTCCGCCGAGCAGCCGGCCGATCCCTCCCGGGTGCTCACCCGGTTCCTGCGCTCGCTGGGCATCAGCGGCCAGGCGATCCCCGAGGACGCGGACGAGCGCGCCGAGCTGTACCGCACGCAGCTCGCCGGCCGCCGTGTCCTCGTCGTGCTGGACGACGCCGCCGACCAGGCCCAGGTACGGCCGCTGCTGCCCGGATCGCCCTCCTGCTCCGTCATCGTGACGAGCCGGTCCCGGATGGCCGGATGGCCCGGCGCGCACGCCGTCGACCTGGACCTGCTGGAGCCTCACCACGCCGGCGACCTGCTCGCGGTGATCGTCGGCGCGGAGCGTGTCGCGCCCGAGCCCGAGGCCGCCACCGAGCTCGTCCGGCTCTGCGGCCGGCTGCCGCTGGCCATCCGGGGCGCCGCCACCCGGCTCGCCGCCCGCCCACACTGGACGCTCGCCAGGATGGCCGGCCGGATGGCCGACGAACGGCATGGCCTCGACGAGCTCTCGGACGTGCGGGCCACCCTCGCGCTCGGCTACCGCAGGCTCGACGGGCCGGCCCAGCGGGCCCTGCGCCTGCTCGGGCTGCTGGACCTGCCGACCTTCGCCCCGTGGCTGGTCGCGGGGGTGCTGGAGGCGTCCACGGAGTCGGCCGAGGACCTCATCGACGCGCTCGCCGACGCCTACTTCCTGGACACCGCAGGGGTCGACGCCGTGGGCCAGCCCCGCTACCGCTTCCACGAGCTGGTGCGCCGCTACGCCCGGGAGCTGGCGCTCAGGGAGGAGAGCGAGGCCACCGTCAGCACGGTCGTCATCCGCGCCCTGGCCATCCTGCTCGCGCTGGCCCAGGACGCCGACGGCCGCCTGCCGTACACTGTCCGGGCGCCGCTCTACGGGCGGTCGCCGCGCTGGCCGCCGCCGGCGGCCGTCCGCGAGCCGCTGCTCGCCGACCCGCTGGCCTGGTTCGACAGCGAGCGGTCCTGCCTGGTCGCCGCGGTCCTGCAGGCGTCCGACCTGGGCCACGACGAGCTGGCCTGGGAGCTGGCCGCCGCCACGCTGAACGCCGCGATCATCCGGACGCCGTGGGCCGAGATCGGGGCCACCCACCGCTCGGCGCTCCTGGTCTGCCGTGCCACCGGCAACAGGCGTGGCGAGGCCGTCATGCTGCGCGGCCTGGGCGAGCTGGACCACCACCTGGGGCGGCGGCAGGAGTGCCTGGACACCCTGAACCGTGCGCGCGCCCTCTTCGCCGAGATCCGCGACGCCCCGGGCGAGGCCGACACGGCCGCCCGGCTCGACGCGCTCCGGGCGAGGGCGGCGCCGGCCCCCGCGACCTGA
- a CDS encoding YcnI family protein, with the protein MSLSSACRRAVAVTAGVTALTLGLALPALAHVTINPGSAEQGSFSKVAFRVPNERDDASTNKVEVAFPTDHPLPFVSVKPVPGWEVKVTESKLPKPVTTEYGEITEAVTKITWSGGKIEPGQFQEFEVSMGALPKDTDHLVFPATQTYSGGEVVKWDDEPKADGSEPERPAPVLKLTPASAEGDGHGTASATPAAAPSASATLAAPSVAPVAATDSSDGTARLLGGVGLIAGLAGLVVGVLGLRRGNRAS; encoded by the coding sequence ATGTCGCTTTCCTCCGCCTGCCGCCGTGCCGTCGCCGTGACCGCCGGCGTCACCGCCCTCACCCTCGGCCTGGCCCTGCCCGCCCTCGCCCACGTGACCATCAACCCCGGCAGCGCCGAGCAGGGCAGCTTCAGCAAGGTCGCCTTCCGGGTCCCCAACGAGCGTGACGACGCCTCGACCAACAAGGTCGAGGTCGCCTTCCCCACCGACCACCCGCTGCCGTTCGTCTCGGTCAAGCCGGTGCCCGGCTGGGAGGTCAAGGTGACCGAGAGCAAGCTGCCCAAGCCCGTCACCACCGAGTACGGCGAGATCACCGAGGCCGTCACGAAGATCACCTGGTCGGGCGGGAAGATCGAGCCCGGCCAGTTCCAGGAGTTCGAGGTGTCCATGGGCGCGCTGCCCAAGGACACCGACCACCTCGTCTTCCCCGCGACCCAGACCTACAGCGGCGGCGAGGTCGTGAAGTGGGACGACGAGCCCAAGGCCGACGGCTCCGAGCCCGAGCGCCCGGCCCCGGTCCTGAAGCTCACCCCCGCCTCCGCCGAGGGCGACGGCCACGGCACGGCCTCCGCGACCCCGGCCGCGGCCCCGTCGGCGTCGGCCACCCTCGCCGCGCCGTCGGTGGCCCCGGTCGCGGCCACGGACTCCTCCGACGGCACCGCCCGCCTGCTCGGCGGCGTCGGCCTGATCGCCGGGCTCGCCGGGCTCGTGGTCGGCGTGCTCGGCCTGCGCCGCGGCAACCGCGCCTCCTGA
- a CDS encoding ABC transporter ATP-binding protein, with protein MIEVDRVGRSFTVGRRRARKTVHAVQDLSFTVEAGEFVGYLGPNGAGKSTTIKMLTGILAPTSGRIQVAGLDPSRRRTALARKIGVVFGQRTTLWWDLPLKDSFELIRHLYKVDRVLFRRRLDELTGLLDLAGFMNTPVRQLSLGQRMRGDITAALLHSPAVLVLDEPTIGLDVVSKAAMREFLRRLNADHGTTVLLTTHDLGDIERLCRRVMLIDHGRLTFDGTLDDLRATVPEETSIEDVVARLYTGGSASP; from the coding sequence ATGATCGAAGTCGACCGGGTCGGCCGCTCGTTCACCGTGGGCCGCCGCCGCGCGCGCAAGACCGTGCACGCCGTACAGGATCTGTCCTTCACCGTCGAGGCCGGGGAGTTCGTCGGCTACCTCGGCCCCAACGGCGCGGGCAAGTCCACCACCATCAAGATGCTCACCGGCATCCTCGCGCCCACCTCGGGCCGCATCCAGGTGGCCGGGCTCGACCCGTCGCGCCGCCGTACGGCTCTCGCCCGCAAGATCGGCGTGGTCTTCGGCCAGCGGACGACCCTGTGGTGGGACCTGCCGCTGAAGGACAGCTTCGAGCTGATCCGCCACCTTTACAAAGTAGATCGAGTTCTCTTCCGCCGCAGGCTGGACGAGCTGACCGGCCTGCTGGACCTCGCCGGGTTCATGAACACCCCGGTCCGCCAGCTCAGCCTCGGCCAGCGCATGCGCGGTGACATCACCGCCGCCCTCCTGCACTCCCCCGCCGTGCTGGTGCTCGACGAGCCCACGATCGGCCTCGACGTGGTCAGCAAGGCCGCCATGCGCGAGTTCCTGCGCCGTCTCAACGCCGACCACGGCACCACGGTCCTGCTCACCACCCACGACCTGGGCGACATCGAGAGGCTCTGCCGCCGCGTGATGCTCATCGACCACGGCCGCCTGACCTTCGACGGCACCCTGGACGACCTGCGCGCCACCGTCCCGGAGGAGACCTCCATCGAGGACGTGGTCGCCCGCCTCTACACCGGCGGGAGCGCGAGCCCCTGA
- a CDS encoding ABC transporter permease produces MVRTYLLLAWTWLRASAQYPGQLVTMAIGSFAVNALDVLAIWVIFEHTGSLAGFGLAEVMFLYGSAGLSFALSDMLFGNVDRLSQHIRAGTFDTMLIRPASAFVQMAVDRFGVHRLGRTVQAVVVLGIALSQLDLPWSRAWMIPVMVVCGIVIFASIFALGGALQFLLTDAPEVANAFTYGGGTLTQYPLSVYGGELVRGVTFVVPLAFVNWQPGLFVLDRQDPFGLPYGLRFAAPLAALILAAVAAFAWRAGIRRYRSTGS; encoded by the coding sequence ATGGTCAGGACCTACCTGCTGCTGGCCTGGACGTGGCTGAGAGCCTCGGCTCAGTATCCGGGCCAGCTCGTCACGATGGCGATCGGCTCGTTCGCCGTCAACGCGCTGGACGTCCTGGCGATCTGGGTGATCTTCGAGCACACCGGGTCGCTGGCCGGCTTCGGCCTGGCCGAGGTGATGTTCCTCTACGGCAGCGCGGGCCTGTCGTTCGCGCTGAGCGACATGCTCTTCGGCAACGTCGACCGGCTCAGCCAGCACATCAGGGCCGGCACCTTCGACACCATGCTGATCCGCCCGGCGAGCGCGTTCGTCCAGATGGCCGTCGACCGCTTCGGCGTGCACCGCCTCGGCAGGACGGTCCAGGCCGTGGTCGTGCTCGGCATCGCCCTGTCCCAGCTCGACCTCCCCTGGAGCAGGGCGTGGATGATCCCGGTGATGGTCGTGTGCGGGATCGTCATCTTCGCCTCCATCTTCGCTCTCGGCGGCGCGCTGCAGTTCCTGCTGACCGACGCGCCCGAGGTGGCCAACGCCTTCACCTACGGCGGCGGCACGCTCACCCAGTATCCGCTGAGCGTCTACGGCGGCGAGCTCGTCCGGGGCGTCACGTTCGTCGTGCCGCTGGCGTTCGTGAACTGGCAGCCGGGACTGTTCGTGCTGGACCGGCAGGACCCCTTCGGCCTGCCGTACGGACTACGCTTCGCCGCGCCCCTGGCGGCGCTGATCCTGGCCGCCGTCGCCGCGTTCGCCTGGCGGGCGGGCATCCGCCGCTACCGTTCAACGGGGAGTTGA
- a CDS encoding ABC transporter permease, whose product MRIAGYGFRRHSAYRAAALAGAFTNTVFGILRAYVLIALWEARPGLAGYDIADAVTFCFLSQAFIGPMQLFGGGLEISGRVRSGDIAVDLVRPASLQMWSLADDLGRAFYLLLLRSLPPTVVGAALFGLVTPASPATWVFFTASCALGMIVSFGWRYLMALSACWVVDDRGTQSLSLVMTLFFSGMVLPLNLFPGWLGSLAGALPWSAMVQVPADVYLGKRDVLEALGFQAAWAVALLTLGALLTRAARHRVVIQGG is encoded by the coding sequence GTGCGCATCGCCGGATACGGCTTCCGCCGTCACTCCGCCTACCGCGCCGCCGCCCTCGCCGGAGCCTTCACCAACACCGTCTTCGGGATCCTCCGCGCCTATGTCCTCATCGCCCTCTGGGAGGCCCGCCCCGGGCTCGCCGGATACGACATCGCCGACGCCGTCACCTTCTGCTTCCTCAGCCAGGCCTTCATCGGCCCCATGCAGCTCTTCGGCGGCGGGCTGGAGATCTCCGGACGGGTCCGCAGCGGAGACATCGCCGTCGACCTCGTCCGGCCGGCGTCGCTGCAGATGTGGAGCCTCGCCGACGATCTCGGCCGGGCGTTCTACCTGCTCCTGCTGCGCAGCCTGCCGCCGACGGTCGTCGGCGCCGCACTGTTCGGCCTCGTCACACCGGCCTCCCCGGCGACCTGGGTGTTCTTCACCGCGAGCTGCGCGCTGGGAATGATCGTCAGCTTCGGCTGGCGCTACCTGATGGCGCTGTCCGCCTGCTGGGTCGTCGACGACCGGGGCACCCAGTCGCTGTCGCTGGTGATGACGCTCTTCTTCAGCGGCATGGTCCTGCCGCTGAACCTGTTCCCCGGCTGGCTCGGCTCCCTGGCCGGCGCGCTGCCCTGGTCGGCGATGGTCCAGGTCCCCGCCGACGTCTACCTCGGCAAGCGGGATGTCCTGGAGGCGCTGGGATTCCAGGCCGCCTGGGCGGTGGCGCTGCTGACCCTGGGCGCTCTGCTCACCCGGGCCGCCCGGCACAGGGTCGTGATCCAGGGTGGCTGA
- a CDS encoding Pycsar system effector family protein, whose protein sequence is MNHDPTAPASHPGGDSGAAHTYMTPALRERLDSVSKTAQIELVRASENKAGLLLSWGGVAYGVLITLILTGPARFPGLGRFGVILALLMLSMAVMLILITVRPRIPKDGGPRIITYAKAPTPEALIDLMHAEAAEAGGYELSLANDALLACQIAVIKHRNLRWSVDLIVASIVTLTVTVFLERLI, encoded by the coding sequence ATGAACCATGACCCGACCGCGCCGGCTTCCCACCCCGGAGGCGACAGCGGCGCAGCCCACACATACATGACCCCGGCTCTCAGGGAGCGGCTCGACTCCGTCAGTAAAACGGCCCAGATCGAACTGGTACGCGCCAGTGAGAACAAGGCCGGCCTCCTGCTGTCCTGGGGAGGCGTCGCGTACGGCGTGCTCATCACCCTCATCCTGACCGGCCCCGCCCGCTTCCCCGGACTCGGGCGCTTCGGCGTCATACTGGCGTTGCTCATGCTGTCCATGGCGGTCATGCTGATCCTGATCACCGTCCGCCCGAGAATCCCCAAAGACGGCGGGCCGAGGATCATCACCTACGCCAAGGCCCCCACGCCCGAGGCCCTGATCGATCTGATGCACGCCGAGGCGGCCGAGGCGGGCGGATACGAGCTGTCACTGGCCAACGACGCCCTCCTGGCCTGCCAGATCGCCGTGATCAAGCACCGCAACCTGCGATGGTCCGTTGACCTGATCGTCGCCAGCATCGTGACCTTGACGGTCACGGTCTTCCTGGAACGCCTGATCTGA
- a CDS encoding alpha/beta hydrolase, whose protein sequence is MHDEIDVDVCPGYPVSWQAAALNAVMRGTLKPISGLLLRADVGVVAASRIVALAGRAPLPVPAHVSIVQEPVGTCSGEWVRAGRTLDESAGWTLDESRAVLYFHGGGYFLCSPATHRPITWRLSAAAGCPVLAVDYRQGLVHTLAESLEDATAAYACLLERGYDPAGILFAGDSAGGHLTLATLLALRDRGLPLPSAAVCLSPWTDLTDAPRRANRLLNPMIPAGRVGWLARRWTARLDPRDPLVSPVFGDYTGLPPLMIVTGSTEVLRDEGRRVAERARAGGVPVTYEEWRRMPHVFAILADVVPEARQVFRHIARFLTAVRDLPARDLPDPGFPDPGFPDPGLPDPGLARPGSAAA, encoded by the coding sequence ATGCACGATGAGATCGACGTGGACGTATGCCCCGGCTACCCCGTGAGCTGGCAGGCCGCAGCCCTCAACGCGGTGATGCGCGGCACCCTCAAACCGATCTCCGGCCTGCTGCTCAGAGCCGACGTCGGCGTCGTCGCGGCCTCCCGCATCGTCGCGCTGGCGGGCAGGGCGCCGCTCCCCGTCCCCGCCCACGTGAGCATCGTGCAGGAACCGGTCGGGACGTGTTCCGGCGAGTGGGTCCGCGCCGGGCGGACGCTCGACGAGAGCGCCGGGTGGACGCTCGACGAGAGCAGGGCCGTGCTGTACTTCCACGGCGGCGGCTACTTCCTCTGCTCCCCGGCGACGCACCGGCCGATCACCTGGCGCCTGTCGGCCGCCGCCGGGTGCCCGGTGCTGGCCGTCGACTACCGCCAGGGGCTGGTCCATACGCTGGCCGAGTCCCTGGAGGACGCGACAGCGGCCTACGCGTGCCTGCTGGAGCGCGGCTACGACCCGGCCGGCATCCTGTTCGCCGGTGACTCCGCCGGCGGCCACCTCACCCTGGCCACGCTGCTGGCGCTGCGCGACAGGGGCCTGCCGCTGCCCTCGGCCGCGGTGTGCCTGTCGCCGTGGACCGATCTCACCGACGCGCCCCGCCGGGCCAACCGCCTGCTCAACCCGATGATCCCGGCGGGCCGGGTCGGCTGGCTCGCCCGCCGCTGGACCGCCCGCCTCGACCCTCGCGACCCCCTGGTCTCCCCGGTCTTCGGCGACTACACCGGCCTGCCGCCGCTGATGATCGTCACCGGCTCCACCGAGGTCCTCCGCGACGAGGGGCGCCGCGTCGCCGAGCGGGCCCGCGCCGGCGGGGTGCCGGTGACCTACGAGGAGTGGCGCCGCATGCCCCACGTCTTCGCCATCCTCGCCGACGTCGTCCCCGAGGCCCGCCAGGTCTTCCGGCACATCGCTCGCTTCCTCACGGCCGTGCGGGATCTCCCGGCGCGGGACCTCCCCGATCCCGGCTTCCCCGATCCCGGCTTCCCCGATCCCGGCCTCCCTGATCCCGGCCTCGCGAGGCCCGGCTCCGCCGCGGCCTGA
- a CDS encoding serine/threonine-protein kinase, with protein sequence MARGGTGSKNGMPPGVRPLTVGDPVIIGRYLLLGRLGVGGMGVVYLAEHPQGGVVALKTPHPVHLNDPTLRARFAEEVEFSRRVVPFCTAAVVEDGTDRDRPYLVSEYIPGPALSQVVSERGPLTPDLAYGVALGVAAALVAVHEVGLVHRDLKPGNVLLSDTGPRVIDFGIARDVDALAAHTQAGQVMGSPGWVAPERLTGGSALPASDIFAWGCLVAYAATGHHPFGAGEPDALARRIMVEPPRVASVPALLRPAVEACLVKEPARRPRAADLLGALLAAGGVGAPWDLRVAVAEVLAEIWTPVPHPSGIGPVRPASAEPPWEWSEVPARTSRRAAPRRAAHLSQASFAALATLSMAAVTVVAAGSGGAGAGAGAPALAPMVIPAQETTVGSTSRGTRPPGGRQQPTRVMTPSTVQVTTTHTVSAPPVSDGREEPRPDRSQGDDGPSGEGGAQTCADATAKGKGKGQGRGNKDRDCPATPGGSPKPSFTQIPQTGDGESPGPSPTPSVTATAPSPLPSMSPSVQIGG encoded by the coding sequence ATGGCGCGTGGCGGAACTGGTTCCAAGAACGGCATGCCGCCCGGGGTGCGGCCGCTGACGGTCGGGGACCCGGTCATCATCGGCCGTTACCTCCTGCTCGGCCGCCTTGGCGTCGGTGGCATGGGCGTGGTCTACCTGGCCGAGCATCCGCAGGGCGGAGTGGTGGCGCTCAAGACGCCGCATCCGGTGCATCTCAACGATCCCACGCTCCGCGCCCGTTTCGCGGAGGAAGTGGAATTCTCCCGGCGGGTGGTGCCTTTCTGTACCGCCGCAGTGGTCGAGGACGGCACCGACCGCGACCGGCCCTACCTGGTCTCCGAATACATCCCCGGGCCGGCGCTGTCCCAGGTGGTGTCCGAGCGCGGCCCGCTCACCCCGGACCTCGCCTACGGCGTCGCCCTCGGGGTGGCCGCCGCGCTGGTGGCGGTGCACGAGGTGGGGCTGGTCCACCGCGATCTCAAGCCCGGCAACGTGCTGCTGTCGGACACCGGTCCCCGGGTGATCGACTTCGGCATCGCCAGGGACGTGGACGCCCTGGCCGCGCACACGCAGGCCGGGCAGGTCATGGGCAGCCCCGGCTGGGTGGCGCCCGAGCGCCTCACCGGCGGCTCCGCGCTGCCGGCCTCAGACATCTTCGCCTGGGGCTGCCTGGTCGCCTACGCGGCCACCGGCCACCATCCCTTCGGCGCCGGAGAGCCCGACGCGCTGGCCCGGCGCATCATGGTCGAGCCGCCGCGCGTCGCCTCGGTGCCCGCGCTGCTCCGCCCGGCCGTCGAGGCCTGCCTGGTCAAGGAGCCCGCGCGCCGGCCCCGGGCCGCCGACCTGCTCGGCGCGCTGCTCGCGGCGGGTGGTGTGGGCGCCCCGTGGGACCTTCGCGTGGCGGTCGCCGAGGTGCTGGCGGAGATCTGGACGCCGGTGCCCCACCCGTCCGGGATCGGCCCCGTACGGCCCGCCTCCGCCGAGCCGCCGTGGGAGTGGTCCGAGGTCCCCGCCAGGACCTCCCGCAGGGCGGCGCCACGCAGGGCCGCACACCTGTCGCAGGCGAGCTTCGCGGCGCTGGCCACGCTCTCCATGGCGGCCGTCACGGTGGTCGCCGCCGGGAGCGGCGGCGCCGGCGCCGGCGCGGGCGCTCCCGCCCTGGCGCCGATGGTGATCCCCGCTCAGGAGACCACCGTGGGCTCGACCTCCCGGGGCACCCGGCCGCCCGGCGGCAGGCAGCAGCCCACGCGGGTGATGACGCCCTCCACGGTCCAGGTCACCACGACCCACACCGTCTCGGCGCCTCCCGTGAGCGACGGCCGCGAGGAGCCCCGGCCCGACCGCTCGCAGGGCGATGACGGCCCCTCCGGCGAGGGCGGGGCGCAGACCTGCGCGGACGCGACGGCCAAGGGCAAGGGCAAGGGCCAGGGCAGAGGCAACAAGGATCGGGACTGCCCGGCGACGCCGGGCGGTAGCCCCAAGCCCTCCTTCACCCAGATCCCGCAGACCGGTGACGGGGAGAGCCCGGGGCCCTCGCCGACCCCGTCCGTCACGGCGACGGCGCCCTCGCCGCTGCCCAGCATGAGTCCCTCGGTCCAGATAGGCGGCTGA
- a CDS encoding ABC transporter ATP-binding protein, translating to MPGVVELSGVGVRAVGRTLLAGIDWRVEYGQHWVVLGPNGAGKTTLLSLAAAVRHPTEGTTTVLGQRLGRVDLRELRRHIGLVAASQRLVDEDLMEEEGATAHTVVLTGHTGTSAPLWDRYGPAQHERAHSLLADMGCKDLADRLFRVCSQGERARVRVARALMADPVVLLLDEPFAGLDLPAREDLITAVEDLAATRPALTTVTVTHHLEEVPATTTHALLMRDTRIQAAGPVAEILTGENLSECFGRPLRIDNLDGRWYARAVRR from the coding sequence GTGCCCGGTGTGGTTGAGCTGAGCGGTGTCGGCGTGCGGGCGGTCGGCCGGACCCTGCTGGCCGGCATCGACTGGCGGGTGGAGTACGGCCAGCACTGGGTGGTGCTCGGGCCCAACGGGGCGGGGAAGACCACGCTGCTGTCGCTGGCCGCCGCCGTGCGGCATCCCACCGAGGGCACCACCACGGTGCTCGGCCAGCGGCTGGGCCGGGTGGACCTGCGGGAGCTCCGCCGTCACATCGGCCTGGTGGCGGCCAGCCAGCGGCTCGTCGACGAGGACCTGATGGAGGAGGAGGGCGCCACCGCGCACACCGTCGTGCTGACCGGTCACACCGGGACCAGCGCCCCCCTGTGGGACCGGTACGGCCCCGCCCAGCACGAGCGGGCTCACAGCCTGCTGGCGGACATGGGCTGCAAGGACCTCGCCGACCGGCTCTTCCGCGTCTGCTCACAGGGCGAGCGGGCCCGGGTCCGGGTGGCCAGGGCGCTGATGGCCGACCCGGTGGTCCTGCTGCTGGACGAGCCGTTCGCCGGTCTCGACCTGCCCGCCCGCGAGGATCTGATCACCGCCGTGGAGGATCTCGCCGCCACCCGCCCGGCGCTGACCACGGTCACCGTCACCCATCATCTGGAGGAGGTCCCGGCCACCACGACCCACGCCCTGCTGATGCGTGACACCCGCATCCAGGCGGCCGGCCCGGTGGCGGAGATCCTGACCGGCGAGAACCTGTCGGAGTGCTTCGGGCGTCCGCTGCGGATCGACAACCTCGACGGGCGCTGGTACGCCCGCGCCGTACGCCGCTGA
- a CDS encoding HU family DNA-binding protein, whose translation MNKRELIEKAAAEAGLSRRQTAAALEAILGTIQTAVAAEDKVAIPGFGSFEIVHKPARTGRNPQTGEPLEIAETWTAKFKPSPGFMGLIRQRKKD comes from the coding sequence ATGAACAAGCGCGAGCTGATCGAGAAGGCCGCGGCTGAGGCGGGGCTCAGCCGGCGGCAGACCGCCGCCGCCCTGGAGGCGATCCTGGGGACCATCCAGACGGCCGTGGCGGCCGAGGACAAGGTCGCGATCCCCGGATTCGGGTCCTTCGAGATCGTGCACAAGCCGGCGCGGACCGGACGCAACCCGCAGACCGGCGAACCTCTGGAGATCGCCGAGACCTGGACGGCCAAGTTCAAGCCGAGCCCGGGGTTCATGGGCCTCATCCGGCAACGCAAGAAGGACTGA
- the mihF gene encoding integration host factor, actinobacterial type: protein MALPKLTPEQRQAALAKAAETRTARAKLLAEVKAGSVSLEQLLGRDDEIAKRIKVSQALRALPGIGNVKAAQLMAEADVDEARRLGGLGVQQRRKLIEAVAG, encoded by the coding sequence ATGGCTCTGCCTAAGCTAACCCCCGAACAGCGTCAGGCCGCCCTTGCCAAGGCCGCCGAGACCCGTACGGCCCGTGCCAAGCTTCTGGCCGAGGTCAAAGCCGGTTCCGTGAGCCTTGAGCAGCTGCTGGGCCGCGACGACGAGATCGCCAAGCGCATCAAGGTGTCGCAGGCGCTGCGCGCGCTGCCCGGCATCGGCAATGTGAAGGCCGCCCAGCTCATGGCGGAGGCCGACGTGGATGAGGCCCGTCGTCTCGGTGGGCTCGGCGTCCAGCAGCGCCGCAAGCTGATCGAGGCCGTCGCCGGCTGA